A region of the Paracoccus pantotrophus genome:
GGTCGCGCAGCCCGGCGCTGTCGGGCAGCGCCCCGGGCCCCAGCGGCTTGCGGCCGGCGAACTCGACGCCATGCACGGCGAAGACATGGCCATGCACATCGGCGTCGATGCGGTCGGCCAGCCAGGGCTCGAAGTCGGGAAAGAGGTCGGTGAAGCCCTGGAGCAGGGCATAGGGCGCGGCGGTCTTGCCGTTCTCGCGGTCCTTCAGCGGAAAGCGGCTTTGCATGTAAAGCCCCGGCCGGCCAAGCCGGCGGCGCGCCACAGCCTGCCGGATGATGCGCTCGACCCGCTCGGGCCGCGGCTCGGCGGCCGGTGGCGGCGCGGCATCGCCTTGCGGGAAATGCCGATAAAGCCGCTCGGCGCCCCGCCAGATCTTGCGCGCGACAAAGCAGCGGGACTGCTGCAAAAGCTCCAGATGGTCGTCGTAGAAGATATAGGGCTTGCCCTGGTCGTCGAACCGGGCCAGCGTCAGCGACCGGCTTTCGATATTCGGCGAATGGCGCCGGGCCAGGGTCTGGAAATAGCTTTCGTCCGGGATCCAGACCCGGCTGAAATAGCGGTCGAACTCGGCCCGGCGCGGATCGTTCAGGATCGCGCCCAGCGTGGCCCGCGTCAGGCACCACCATTGCGACCCCAGATGCGGCACCAGCCCCTGCGGAATGCGGCGCTTGTAGCCCAGCCGGCGCTGCAAGGCGACATAGCGGTCGAAAAGCTTGTGCCGGCGCCGCCACGAAAACGGGAAATGCAGGGTGAAGCGTTCCTCGTTCAGCCCACCGACGGTCCAGCCGACATCCGCGGCGGTCACGCTTTCGATGAAGTCGCGGCCCGGATGCGACGCCAGGTAGGCGCAAAGATCCGCCACCGGGCGCAGGGGCAGGCAGGCGCCCGAGACGACCAGCACATGCGTCACGTCCTCGAAGCGGTCCAGCAGCAGCGCGGCCGCGTCCTGCGTGGCCCGCACCAGGCTGAAGGTGCCCCATTCGCAGGGGTGGCGCGGGCTGAACAGCACCTTCGGCAGGTCGGCCAGCCCGGCGCGCATGGCGCGAACCGCATCCGCCGACGCCTTGGCATCGACATGGACCGCGACCGCCGCCCCGCCCTCGGCCCAGACCCGCGCCATGCGGGCGGCGATGGACAGTTCCTCGTGGCACAGCATGACCACGCCCAGCCGCACCGGCGCATCGCTCATGCCCAGTTCCCCTTGGAGATCAGTCCCAGATCCTCGAGCTGGCGCCAGTCCCGCAATTCGCAGGATTGCTCGCACCAGAAATCCGGGTCGTCGCACAGCCCGGCGTGATAGGCTAGGTATTCCTGGCTGTCGGCGTAATGCTGGCGCCGGGTCAGCTCCTCGGCGGATTTCTCGGCGAAGCTGGAGAGGAACTTGGCATGCAAGAGGCAACCCGAGGCCCTTTCGCCGCCGTCCTGGTCATAGACCAGGTTCAGCGAGCGCGGCAGCAGCATATGGGTCGAACTGACATAGGCCAGCCCGCGCTGCCAGCGCACCAGCGGGATCTTGTTCAGCGCCGGGGCGCTTTCGGGATCCTCGGCAAAGAAGGCCCGCGCCCGCGGCCCGCCCTGGATCCACAGGTTGCCGTATTCGCCGTTCTTGCGGATGACGTAATTGGCCGGGTCGAACCAGCGCGCGATGCGGAACGGATCCTGTCCGGCACGGTAAGGCTCGGCGGCCAGCGAGCCTTGGGGATACATGTCCAGGAGCATGGCCGAAAAGGCGCGGATATTGCTGGCGTCCAGCCAGTCGGTCAGCGCCTGCAGGGGCCGGGTGTCGTGATGGGGATAGACCAGGAACTCGTCGGGATCGACCGTCAGGCACCAATGCCCCGCGCCATGGCGGTGCAAGAGCCAGTTCATCCAGTCCATGCCGAAGCGCGCAGCCTTGTAGCTGGCATGGGTCAGCCAGACCGAGACGTCCCGCTGCTCGCCCAGGTATTCGCGTCCGCCGTCCTGCGAGCCATTGTCCACCACCAGGAAGTGCCGCACGCCCATCGCCCGGTAATAGTCCAGAAACCAGGGCAGGCGCGGCGCCTCGTTGCGCATGGTCGTGAACAGCAGGATGTCGCCGGGCGCGATTCGGGCGGTGCGGTCCCAGACCGGATGCAGCTGCCGGCGACGGCGCATGGCACGCGCCAAAAGCCATTGACGGCGGGCGCGCAGCATCAGCTTACGCCGAAAAATCCTGAACGGGCGCGGCACGGGGGCCTCTTTTACCTTTTACACCCCGTCACATAGCCGCCACATCCGGGCTGCACAATATTTCACGCAGCGTCGCATAGAAATACGCAAAATGCCCTTGCCAGGCCGGCACCGGCAAGGCCGGCCGCCGCAGCGGCGGGGCGGCCGCCAGCCGCGCGATCTCGGCCGCCCAGTCGGCCGGGGCGTCGGGTGACAGCCAGGTCGCGTAATCGCCCAGCATCTCGCGCGCCGCCGGCAGGGGCGTGGCCAGGACCGGGACGCCGCGCCGGGCCGCCTCGGTCAGCGGCAGGCCGAAGCCCTCGGCCCGGCTGGGCATCAGCAACCCGTGGCTGCGGCCCAGCAGCGCCGCCACCGCGCCATCGTCCAGGCCGGAAAGTTCGCGCACCGGCCCGCCCGGCGGCAGGCGGTCGAGCCGGGCAAAGACCTCGCGGTTCTCCCAGCCGCGGCGGCCGATGACGAAGAGCTGCGGCGGTTCCGGCCCGCGCTCCAGCATCTGCCAGGCATCCAGCAGCAGGGCGTGGTTCTTGCGCGGCTCGATGGTGCCCAGGGTGACGAAGAAGGGGCGCGCCAGGTCCAGGCCGGCCGGCAGCCCGGAGGGATCGGGCGCGGCCAGCCGCGTGCCGATGGGCGCGGCGACGACCGGCGCATGGCCCGGCAGCCCCAGCCGCCCGCGCCAGCGCAGCACATCGGCGCGGGTGGCGACCGAGACGGTCAGGATCAGCTCTGACTGCCCCAGCGCGGCGGTGAAGCGGTCGCGGAACCTGTCGGCCTGGCCGGCGCGGGTGAATTCAGGATGGTCGAGCGGGATGGTGTCATGGATCAGCACCGCCCGCGGCAGGGGACGCAGGTTCGCCAAAAGCCCCGGTTGCAGGTTGGCATGGCCGACGTTGACGTAGACGCCCTGCCCCAGGCGCGCCTGCGCCGCGCGGCCCAGGCCCCGCCCCTCGCGGCCGGCCCGCGCCAAGGCCATCCGCCGCAGCGCCGCCTCGGCCCGCGCGGCCAGGGTGCGGCGGCCGCGCAGCCGGTCCAGCAGGTCCGGCGGCGGCAGCTCGTCCAGCGCGCCGCCCAGCCAGCGCAGGATCGCCGCCCCGGCCTGGGGCGGCAACAGCAGCTGCCCGCGCCGCACCCGGCACAGCAGCAGATGCGGCCGGTCCTGCAGATGGGCCAGCCATTCCGCCTCGACCCGGTCGATGCCCGTCGCCGGGCCGCCGCCAAGCCGCGAGATCAGCCGCGAGACATCCAGCAGGACCGCCGGATCAGGCCTCATATCCGCCGTTCTGGTGCCAGCGCCAGGCATCGCCGATCATCTGCGGCAGGGTCGAGCGCGCCGGGTTCCAGCCCAGCACCGAGACCGCCTTCTCGCTGCCCGAAACCAGCTTGACCGCATCGCCGCCACGGCGCGGCCCCTCGGTCAGCGGCACCGGGCGGTTGGTGACATGCCGGGAATGGTCGATCACCTCGCGCACGGAAAAGCCGTTGCCGGTGCCTAGGCAAAACACCTCCTGCCCGCCATCGGCCACCTTGCCGTCCAGCAGGTATTGCAGCCCCAGCACATGCGCATCGACCAGGTCCATGACATGCACATAGTCGCGGATGCAGGTGCCGTCCGGCGTCGGGTAATCGGTGCCGTGGATGGTCAGCGCCGCGCGCTTGCCGTCGATGGCATCGAGGATCAGCGGGATCAGATGCGTCTCGGGCTGGTGGAACTCGCCCACCTCGGAATCCGGGTCGGCACCGGCCACGTTGAAATAGCGGAAGATCACCGAACGCAGCCCGTCCGAGGCGCCGAAATCCTTCAGCATGTCCTCGATGGCGCGCTTGGAGGCGCCATAGGCGTTCAGCGGCGTCTGGGGGGTCGCCTCGTCCAGCACCACGCCGTCATGGTCGCCATAGGTGGCGCAGGTCGAGCTGAAAACGAAGTTCCGCACCCCCGCCGCCAGCGTCGCCTCGATCAGGTTCAGCGAGGCGCTGACATTGCCGCGCCAATACTTGCCCGGCTCGCGCATCGCCTCGCCCACCTGGCTCAGCGCGGCGAAATGCATCACCGCGACGGGCTTGTGGCGGGCAAAGACCTCGTCCAGCCGGGCCCGGTCCATGAGGTCGCCCTGCTCGAAGGGGCCGAATTTCACCGCCTGTCGCCAGCCGGTGCAGAGATTGTCATAAGTCACGGGCTCGAAGCCCGCCGCGCGCAATGCCTTGCAGGCGTGCGAGCCGATATAACCCGCGCCGCCGGTCACCAGAACCTTGTTCGTCATGCTGCTTATTCCGCCGCCTTGCGCATTGCCAGGACGTCGGAAAGATAGTCCGCAAATTCACCCTTGAGATCGTCGCGCGCCAGGCCGAAGGCCACGGTCGCTTGCAGGAAGCCGGCCTTGGAGCCGCAGTCGAACCGCTGGCCGCGGAAGCGCAGGCCGAACACGTCGCGGCCCTCGGCGATCTCGTCGGCGATGGCGTCGGTCAGCTGGATCTCTCCGCCAGAGCCCTGCTTGAGCTTGTTGAGATTGTTGAGCACCGAGGGCGCCAGGATGTAGCGGCCGATCACCGCAAGGTTCGAGGGCGGATTGTCCTTGGGCTTTTCCACCATGCCCCGGGCGCGGACGATGGCGCCCATGTCCTCGGCCACGTCCAGCACGCCATAGGCCTTGGTTCTTTCGGGCGCCACTTCCATGGTGGCGACCATGCTGCCGCCGGTTTCCTGATAGGCCTCGATCATCTGCTGAAGGCAGGGCGGCTCGCCCATGATCACGTCGTCGGTCAGGATGACCGCAAAGGGCTCGTCGCCGACCAGGCGGCGGGCACACCAGACCGCATGGCCGAGGCCAAGCGCCTTGTGCTGCCGGACATAGGCGATGGCGCCCGATTCCATGTTGGTGGAACGCAGGATGTCCAGCAATTCGGTCTTGCCGGATTTCTTCAGGCTCGATTCGAGCTCGTGCGCGTGATCGAAGTAATCCTCCAGCGCGCCCTTGCCGCGCGAGGTGACGAAGATGAACTCCTCGATCCCCGCCGCCCGCGCCTCGTCGATGGCGTATTGGATCAGCGGTCGATCCACCAAGGTCATGATCTCCTTGGGAATGCTCTTGGTGGCGGGAAGAAAGCGGGTGCCCAGTCCAGCCACGGGAAAGATGGCCTTGGTGACTTTGCGAGTCATGAATTCGGTCTCCTGATTTCTGCACCGACGCAGGGTATTTATCCCTTTTTGCGGGCGCCTGCGCAACAAGCGCCTGGCGGGCACAGTCGTTCCTTTAAAATATCAAAGCGATTCAATTTTTGCGTTTTGCGGCGACTTTCCGCTGATCTCGCTCCGCCGTCTAGGCAAATTTCCTCGCTCGCGCAAAATGCGCGCATTCTTGCTCAGAAATATGACGGGCGGGTCTTCGGGCTGCGAGGCGCCCCAAAGGCCGCCCCATTGCTCCCACCAGCCGCCGGCGGCAAGGGTCAGTCGATGCGGCAGGAAGCTGGGGGTCAGCAGCAGCAATCCGGTCGGCCGCCCCTGGGCCACGGCCCGCGCCGCGCGGGCGCGCAGGCTGCGCGCCTGCCAATGCCAGCCGGCAAGGAAAAGCGGCTCGCCGGCCGGCGCCCGGCGCGGCAGCGGCCGAAACGGCGGCGGCGGCGGCCGGTTCCAGACCGGCAGGGCGGGCATCTGCCCCCGGCCCAGGGCCAGGCCGCGGTCCAGCGTCGCCAGGATCGGCGCGATGGCGAAAGGGTCGAGCCGGCCGGCCACCATGTACCGCAGGAGGCGCCGGCGCTGGCCTTCGCGCAGCCAGCCCGCATCGCCGCCGTGCCGCGCGGCAAAGATCGCGGCGGAACGGCCGATGGCGGTCAGATCCCGCGGCACCCCGGCCTCGCCCCGGCCGGCGCCGGGGGCGGCGCCATGGATCACCTGCGCCGCCGGGACCACCGCCGTCAGCCCCTGCGGAAACCGCGCCGCCATGCGCAGGTTCACGTCGCTTTCGTCCAGGTAATAGGCGAAGGCCGGGTCGAAGCCGCCGATCTCAAGCAGCGCGGCGCGGCGAAAGCCGGAATTGGTGCCGATGGTGCTGACCGGGCAGCCGTTCTCGGGCGCAAGCAGCGCGGTTTCGGCGACATGCAGCGGCAGGGTTTCGCCCGAAGGCGTGATCCGCTCGGCCCGGACCTGCCAGCGCAGCCCGTCGGGCCCGCGGGTAAAGCCGGTGGCGGCAATGACGCGCGGATCGGCAAAGGGCGCGGCCAGCGCCCCGGCCCAGCCCGGCTCGGCCAGCGCGTCGTCGTCGATGAACAGCACCACCTCGCCCGCCGCCAGCGCCAGCCCCTCGTTGCGCGCCGCCGAGATATTGGCCTGGTCGAAGGCCAGCCGTTTCGCCGGCAGCTCCGGGCAGATGCCGACGGCGGCGGGGTCGGCCACCAGCACCAGCTCGAAATCGGCATGGACCTGGCCCGCCAGCGAGGCAAGGCAGCGGGCTAGCGCCTGCGGCCGGTGGCGCGAGACGACGATGATGCTGATCGAAGGCAGCCCGCCTTCGGGCATCAGGCGATGCCCATGCGGCTCATCATCGCTTCCAGCTTGGGCACGTCCGAGGGGTTGTTCAGCTCCCAGAACTCGCGGCCCTTCGCCTCGACCTCGACGCAAAGGATGCGGCGGCCGCGCTCCAGGAAGCGCAGCTGCTCCAGCCCCTCCAGCGCCTCCAGCCGGCCCTCGTCCCAGTTCGGGTATTCGGCCAGCGCCGCCGGGCGATAGGCATAGACGCCGACATGGTGAAAGACCGGCGTCGGCTCGCTGGGGCCGAAATCCGCCGCGGCATAGGGGATCACTTCCTTGGAGAAATACAGCGCCCGCCGGTCGTGGCCGAAGACGGCGGTGGTGCCGCCGACGCGCCCCGCCACCCGGTCGGCGATCAGGTCCGAGCGCATGGCGCCGGAACAGCGCAAGACCGGCGTGGCCACGTCCGCGCCCGGATCGGCGCGCAGCCCGGCGACCAGTTCCTCGACGAACCAGGCGGGGGTCAGCGGCGCGTCGCCTTGCAGGTTCACCACGATCTCGGGCGCAAGGCCCAGATTGGCCACCGCCTCGGCGCAACGCTCGGTGCCGTTGCGGGCGCCGGTCGAGGTCATGGCGACCTCGGCCCCGAATCCCTCGGCATGGGCACGGATGCGCTCGTCATCGGTGGCGACGATCACCCGGTCGATGCCCCGGACGGCCCGCGCCGCCTCCCAGCTGCGGCGGATCAGCGACAGCCCCTCGCCGGTCGCGCCGCGCAGCTCGACCAGCGGCTTGCCGGGATAGCGCGTCGACGCATGGCGGGCGGGAATCACGATGACGACGGCCATGGGCTCAGTCCTTGACCAGCAGCACGCCGGGGGCGAAGGCGATGAAGAACGGGTTCTCGAAACCGGGCTTGCCGTATTGCAGCGGCGTGTGATCGTCAAAGCGCACCACCTCGCCGCCCGCGCCGCGCAGCACCGCGTCGCCCGCGGCGGTGTCCCATTCCATCGTCCGGCCCAGGCGCGGGTAAAGATCGGCCTCGCCCGTCGCCACCAGGCAGAATTTCAGCGAGCTGCCCGCCGAGGTCATGTCGCGCACCCCGTAGCGGGCGATATAGTCGTCCGTCGCCGCGTCGCGATGCGATTTCGAGGCGACGACCATCAGCGCCCGGTTGTCGGGCATCGAATTGACGCCGATGGGCACGACCTCGCCCGGTTCCTCGCCGAAGGGGCCCTTTTCCTCGACCGAGCCGCCCTGCGCGGTGGTATAGAACAGCCGCTCCCTGGCCGGGGCATAGACCACGCCCAGCCGCGGCACGCCGTTTTCAACATAGGCGATGTTGACGGTGAAATCGCCGCGGCGCTGCACGAATTCCTTGGTGCCGTCCAGCGGATCGACGATCAGGAAGGTCGACAGGCTCTGCCCATGGGTCGCGGCCTGCTCCTCGGTCACCAGCGGGATATCGGGGAAGGCCGCGCGCAGCCCGGCCGAGATCAGCGCATCGGCGGCCTCGTCGGCCTCGGTCACGGGCGAGGCATCGGATTTGGCCCGCACCTCGAAATCCTCGGCGCCATAGATCTGCATGATCTCGTCGCCCGCCCGCAGGGCAAGACGTCGCATTTCGGCAATCATTCGATCACATTGCATGGTTTTTCCTTTCCGACCCGAGGCCTCGGGGATGCGGCGCCGATTGAATACGGCTGTCGGCCTCCTTATGATGCGGCGGATCGCGCAGGGCAAGCACCCCGCGAGAGCCGCAACCGAAACCGCAACCAGAGCCACCCGCCCATGTTCACCCAGCACCGCAGCCGCAACATGGTCGAGGCTGCGTTCACCACGCTGTCGCTGATCTATCACGTGACGGTCAACAACCTGCGCAAGGGCCAGCGCAACGCCGTGGTCGGGCTGATCATGACGGTCGTGCAGGCCGTCAGCATGATCCTGGGCTTCTATCTGCTTTTTGCCATCATGGGCGTGCGCCACGCGCCGATCCGCGGCGACTACATCGTCTATATCATGTCCGGGATCTTCATGTTCATGGCCCATTCCCAGACCATCGGCGCGGTGGTCCTGGCCGGCAACCCCAGCAACCAGATGATGAAGCACGGGCCGATGAACACCGCGGTGATGATCTCGGCCGCGGCACTCGCCTCGCTCTACAAGCAGACCTTCTCGGCCGTGGTGGTGCTGAGCAGCTATCATTACCTGATCCAGCCGATCCAGATCGACAAGCCGCTGGCCTGCTATGCCATGCTGGTTCTGGCCTGGTTCTCGGGCTGCTGCATCGGGCTGATCTTCCTGGCCTTGCGACCCTGGTGGCCGCAGGCGGCGCAGGTGCTGACGCAGTTCTACCAGCGCATCAACATGGTGTTTTCCGGCAAGATGTTCGTGGCGAACGTCATGCCCAGCGCCGTGCTGCAGATGTTTTCCTGGAACCCGCTGTTCCACCTGATCGACCAGACCCGCGGCTTTGCCTTCATCAACTACTCGCCGCGCAACTCGTCGCTGGACTACCCGCTCTATGCCACGCTGACGCTGCTGATGATCGGGCTGATGGCCGAATATACCACCCGCAAGGCGGTCTCGATCAGCTGGGCGGCCGGCCGGTGAAGACGGCCCCCGCACCCTGCCCCGCCCGGCACCCTGCCGGCCTGTCCCCGCTGTCGCGGGGGTGCCCCGGACACCGGTTCGGGCAGCATGTTTTCTGCCCTCCGGTCTGCTTGCAGCCCGACAGACCCCTTCCTATATAGGCCCATGAAGTTCGAAGGGTTCCCGAACCAGGCGCCCTTCGGTCAAACCAGGGATCGGGCTTCGGGGGCCGCTTGTGGACCCAAGGCCCAGACTATCGCCGCAAGAAAGGTTATTGCATGTCCAAAGTCATCGGCATCGACCTCGGAACCACCAACAGCTGCGTCGCCATCATGGATGGCAGCCAGCCCAAGGTCATCGAGAATTCGGAAGGCGCGCGCACCACGCCCTCGATCGTCGCCTTCACTGACAGCGAACGTCTGGTCGGCCAGCCGGCGAAGCGTCAGGCGG
Encoded here:
- a CDS encoding glycosyltransferase family 2 protein produces the protein MPEGGLPSISIIVVSRHRPQALARCLASLAGQVHADFELVLVADPAAVGICPELPAKRLAFDQANISAARNEGLALAAGEVVLFIDDDALAEPGWAGALAAPFADPRVIAATGFTRGPDGLRWQVRAERITPSGETLPLHVAETALLAPENGCPVSTIGTNSGFRRAALLEIGGFDPAFAYYLDESDVNLRMAARFPQGLTAVVPAAQVIHGAAPGAGRGEAGVPRDLTAIGRSAAIFAARHGGDAGWLREGQRRRLLRYMVAGRLDPFAIAPILATLDRGLALGRGQMPALPVWNRPPPPPFRPLPRRAPAGEPLFLAGWHWQARSLRARAARAVAQGRPTGLLLLTPSFLPHRLTLAAGGWWEQWGGLWGASQPEDPPVIFLSKNARILRERGNLPRRRSEISGKSPQNAKIESL
- a CDS encoding glycosyltransferase family 4 protein, with protein sequence MRPDPAVLLDVSRLISRLGGGPATGIDRVEAEWLAHLQDRPHLLLCRVRRGQLLLPPQAGAAILRWLGGALDELPPPDLLDRLRGRRTLAARAEAALRRMALARAGREGRGLGRAAQARLGQGVYVNVGHANLQPGLLANLRPLPRAVLIHDTIPLDHPEFTRAGQADRFRDRFTAALGQSELILTVSVATRADVLRWRGRLGLPGHAPVVAAPIGTRLAAPDPSGLPAGLDLARPFFVTLGTIEPRKNHALLLDAWQMLERGPEPPQLFVIGRRGWENREVFARLDRLPPGGPVRELSGLDDGAVAALLGRSHGLLMPSRAEGFGLPLTEAARRGVPVLATPLPAAREMLGDYATWLSPDAPADWAAEIARLAAAPPLRRPALPVPAWQGHFAYFYATLREILCSPDVAAM
- a CDS encoding DUF5927 domain-containing protein, with the translated sequence MSDAPVRLGVVMLCHEELSIAARMARVWAEGGAAVAVHVDAKASADAVRAMRAGLADLPKVLFSPRHPCEWGTFSLVRATQDAAALLLDRFEDVTHVLVVSGACLPLRPVADLCAYLASHPGRDFIESVTAADVGWTVGGLNEERFTLHFPFSWRRRHKLFDRYVALQRRLGYKRRIPQGLVPHLGSQWWCLTRATLGAILNDPRRAEFDRYFSRVWIPDESYFQTLARRHSPNIESRSLTLARFDDQGKPYIFYDDHLELLQQSRCFVARKIWRGAERLYRHFPQGDAAPPPAAEPRPERVERIIRQAVARRRLGRPGLYMQSRFPLKDRENGKTAAPYALLQGFTDLFPDFEPWLADRIDADVHGHVFAVHGVEFAGRKPLGPGALPDSAGLRDLDQRGFLANLIRSSRRMQAWQFSPRDRQEMNWFLATDPNARIFVVTGAWAVPLLHSGMPFDDIRRVAAILQRTELAQIEVLNSVWLKARTRVWDLGDACARPAAVLGDILQGLGGDPAAAADLPRMRDVTGMGRFLQRLRNAGLHPQLMGDFPAADPDHIPGQGIPAP
- a CDS encoding 3-deoxy-manno-octulosonate cytidylyltransferase, whose amino-acid sequence is MAVVIVIPARHASTRYPGKPLVELRGATGEGLSLIRRSWEAARAVRGIDRVIVATDDERIRAHAEGFGAEVAMTSTGARNGTERCAEAVANLGLAPEIVVNLQGDAPLTPAWFVEELVAGLRADPGADVATPVLRCSGAMRSDLIADRVAGRVGGTTAVFGHDRRALYFSKEVIPYAAADFGPSEPTPVFHHVGVYAYRPAALAEYPNWDEGRLEALEGLEQLRFLERGRRILCVEVEAKGREFWELNNPSDVPKLEAMMSRMGIA
- a CDS encoding UTP--glucose-1-phosphate uridylyltransferase; amino-acid sequence: MTRKVTKAIFPVAGLGTRFLPATKSIPKEIMTLVDRPLIQYAIDEARAAGIEEFIFVTSRGKGALEDYFDHAHELESSLKKSGKTELLDILRSTNMESGAIAYVRQHKALGLGHAVWCARRLVGDEPFAVILTDDVIMGEPPCLQQMIEAYQETGGSMVATMEVAPERTKAYGVLDVAEDMGAIVRARGMVEKPKDNPPSNLAVIGRYILAPSVLNNLNKLKQGSGGEIQLTDAIADEIAEGRDVFGLRFRGQRFDCGSKAGFLQATVAFGLARDDLKGEFADYLSDVLAMRKAAE
- a CDS encoding ABC transporter permease, which codes for MFTQHRSRNMVEAAFTTLSLIYHVTVNNLRKGQRNAVVGLIMTVVQAVSMILGFYLLFAIMGVRHAPIRGDYIVYIMSGIFMFMAHSQTIGAVVLAGNPSNQMMKHGPMNTAVMISAAALASLYKQTFSAVVVLSSYHYLIQPIQIDKPLACYAMLVLAWFSGCCIGLIFLALRPWWPQAAQVLTQFYQRINMVFSGKMFVANVMPSAVLQMFSWNPLFHLIDQTRGFAFINYSPRNSSLDYPLYATLTLLMIGLMAEYTTRKAVSISWAAGR
- a CDS encoding glycosyltransferase family 2 protein — protein: MLRARRQWLLARAMRRRRQLHPVWDRTARIAPGDILLFTTMRNEAPRLPWFLDYYRAMGVRHFLVVDNGSQDGGREYLGEQRDVSVWLTHASYKAARFGMDWMNWLLHRHGAGHWCLTVDPDEFLVYPHHDTRPLQALTDWLDASNIRAFSAMLLDMYPQGSLAAEPYRAGQDPFRIARWFDPANYVIRKNGEYGNLWIQGGPRARAFFAEDPESAPALNKIPLVRWQRGLAYVSSTHMLLPRSLNLVYDQDGGERASGCLLHAKFLSSFAEKSAEELTRRQHYADSQEYLAYHAGLCDDPDFWCEQSCELRDWRQLEDLGLISKGNWA
- the cysQ gene encoding 3'(2'),5'-bisphosphate nucleotidase CysQ, coding for MQCDRMIAEMRRLALRAGDEIMQIYGAEDFEVRAKSDASPVTEADEAADALISAGLRAAFPDIPLVTEEQAATHGQSLSTFLIVDPLDGTKEFVQRRGDFTVNIAYVENGVPRLGVVYAPARERLFYTTAQGGSVEEKGPFGEEPGEVVPIGVNSMPDNRALMVVASKSHRDAATDDYIARYGVRDMTSAGSSLKFCLVATGEADLYPRLGRTMEWDTAAGDAVLRGAGGEVVRFDDHTPLQYGKPGFENPFFIAFAPGVLLVKD
- the galE gene encoding UDP-glucose 4-epimerase GalE, whose product is MTNKVLVTGGAGYIGSHACKALRAAGFEPVTYDNLCTGWRQAVKFGPFEQGDLMDRARLDEVFARHKPVAVMHFAALSQVGEAMREPGKYWRGNVSASLNLIEATLAAGVRNFVFSSTCATYGDHDGVVLDEATPQTPLNAYGASKRAIEDMLKDFGASDGLRSVIFRYFNVAGADPDSEVGEFHQPETHLIPLILDAIDGKRAALTIHGTDYPTPDGTCIRDYVHVMDLVDAHVLGLQYLLDGKVADGGQEVFCLGTGNGFSVREVIDHSRHVTNRPVPLTEGPRRGGDAVKLVSGSEKAVSVLGWNPARSTLPQMIGDAWRWHQNGGYEA